GGTCGCCTCAACAGCTGTAAGCGTGCCCTTGAACGAATCCGGGCACACCAGCACCGTCCGGCGCCCGGTGCCTACGCCCGTGTCCGGCTGATGGCGAACAACCTCGCGCCGCTCATCGAATTCAGTGGGCGGCACTGGAAACATCGTATCGTCCGGCTGAGTGAGCATTATACGAAGCGAACCGGCCCCTGCCCGCCTACTGTCCACCGTCTACTCCTGCCTACCACCTACTGCCTACCGCCTACCGCCTACTGACGACTGTCTGCTGCCTACAGCCGACCGCCTACCGCCCACTGTCTACCGTCTACTGTCTATTGTCTACCGTCTACTGACTACTGTCTACCGCCCACTGTCTACTGCCTACTGTCTACTGTCTACTGTCTACTGACGAGTGTCTGCTGCCTACTGTCTCCTGCCTCCTGCCTCCTCACCTACACTTTGTCCCTGAAATACTCAATCGTCAGCCTCAGGCCCTCATCCAGACCAACCTTCGGTTCGTACCCAAGCCGCGCGCGGGCCTTTGTAATATCCGGGCACCGTTGCTTGGGATCATCTTCGGTAGGCAGCGGAACATACACGATCTCGCTCCGGGATCCGGTGATGGCCTTGATGCGTTCGGCGAACTGCCAGATCGTCATCTCCGACGGGTTCCCGATGTTGATCGGGCCAGACTCCTCGCTGGTCGCCAGGCGGAAGATCCCATCGATGAGGTCGCTCACGTAGCAGAACGAACGTGTTTGTTCACCCGAGCCATAGATTGTCAGCGGTTCGCCGCGCAGCGCCTGGGCGATGAAGTTGGGAACCACACGGCCGTCTGCGAGGCGCATGCGCGGCCCGTAGGTGTTGAAGATACGGACGATTTTCGCGTCCACGTGGTGGTAGCGGCGGTACGCGAACGTCATCGCCTCGCTGAATCGCTTTGCTTCGTCATAGACCCCGCGCGCGCCGATGGTGTTCACGTTGCCCCAGTATTCCTCGGGCTGAGGGCTGATATTGGGGTCACCGTAAATCTCGGAAGTGGAAAACATCAGAAACCGGCATTTCTTGGCAAACGCCAGTCCCAATGCCTTGTGCGTGCCAAGGCTGCCGACTTTCAGCGTCTGTATCGGTTTCTCGAGGTAGTCCACCGGGCTGGCCGGCGATGCGGCGTGGAAGATGATATCCAGCGGCCCGTCCACGAACAGGTAGTTCGTCACATCGTACTGCACGAACTGGAAATGGGGGTTGCCCAGGTTGTGCGCGATGTTGGCTACGTTGCCCGTGATGAGGTTGTCCATCACGATCACGTCGTACCCCTCCGCCAGCAGTTTGTCGCACAGGTGGGACCCAAGGAATCCCGCTCCGCCCGTAACAAGCGCTTTTGGCATCGAACCACTCTCCTAACCCGCAGATTTCACCGTAGAGACACAGAGAACACAGAGGAATCACGAAACAACGGTCAAAATTCGGTAGGCCGAATTCTGACTCGCGGGCCCCCTTCGGAAACTCAGGCGCCATTTTGCCCTGGCGCCTGAGTGCCGTTGCGCGTCAGCGCTGAGACAGTTCCGGCTTCCACGCGGTTGCGGGCAGCCGTGACGGAGATCCGAAACTGGCATGGCCGTCGGCGAACGCAAAGGCAGCGCTCAAATTGTTCCGGAAGCGGTTATGTCGTGCTACCACGTCGCCCGGACCGCCGAACGGAGTGCCGCCTGGTGCGGCGTCGAACAACGCCACCGTCCCACCGGGCGATGCGATCAAACGGGCATTCGCGGACCCCAGGAAGCCGTTCATCTTGTAGCGCGCCAACCCGTCCGGTCCGGACGGGCACACGAAAACGGTCGGCGATTTGACGTACTTCCCGAGTCCGGCGTCCCACGTGGCGGCGGGAGGCAACCGGTCGCCGTTATCGCTTTCGTACATCGTCAGGGCCATACCCAGTTGTTTGGCGTTGCTAAAGCAGGACGTGTCCTTAGCACGCTCCCTCGCTCGGGCAAACACGGGAAAGAGGATGGCAGCCTGAATCGGGATGATCAGGAAGAGGATTGCGGAGATCACCGTGCCAATAACCGCCATAGTGCGACCGCCCCGGCGATCGGAGTTAGGGCCGGTCTGCATCAAGGCGATGATTCCGCAGATAAGGCCGGGCAATGTGGTCAATCCGCAGGTGATAATCCCCAGAACGCCGAGGATTACCGATGCTAGCGCTACCCCGCTGCCTCGGGATGGGCCCGGTTGATAGGTCGCATAGGTCCGGCTTCCCTGGTAGGGAGGCTGTGGCGGCGCTGCCGCCCCGAATGAATCGGACGCCGCGGCTTGCTTTAACGTTGCGCTTGCGCCGGCGGCCGCGGGCGACACGATTTCCGTGCCGCAGAACCTGCATTTGCCTTCCATGGAGAAGACCCCGTCGGGTGCCTCCAGGACCTGCGTACAGTGGGGACAACTGAACTGCATCGTGACCTCCCTGAAAATGACGCTCGCCGGCATCTGGCGCCGCCGAGTAAGCACCGCAAGTACCACTATCCCCAATTATTCAACACAAACGAGCAAAGACACAAACGCCGAGCGCCTATTTCGGAGTCTTCAACGGTCTGTGGCTTTGCAGTCGCGGCTTCCAGGCGGATTCGGCCAGTTGAGACGGCTCCTGGACGCTCGCGTGCCCGTCGGCGAAGGCGAACGTAGCGGTCTCGTGTCCAGTTGAGCCATGGCGGGCCACCACATCGTTCGCACCGCCGAACGGCTTGCCTCCAGATCTGGCATCGAAAAGGATAACGGTGCTCATGGGGTACATCATTCGGCTCCATTCCGCCGAACCCATCGCGGAGTTCATCTTGTACGGCCACGCTCCCCTCGGCATGCTGGGGCACGAGTAAATGAACGGCGAGGCCGCGTAGCGTTTGAGGCGAGCATTCCACTTGGCCGCGGGAGGGTAGCGGCCGTCGTTGTCATCCATGTACATGATCATCGCCCGCCCAAGTTGGCTGCAGTTGCTCAGGCATACTTCCGCGGTTGTATGGGTCGTCGGCCTGTTCGGACCGGCTAGAAAGACTGGGGCCAGAAGCGGCGGACCAATAACCAGCACCGTGAAGGCCGAAATGACCGTGCCCGCGATTGCGGTGCTGTGGTCCTTCCTACCGCGCGTCTGGCGCATCGCGATGATGCCGCACACGAGCCCAGCGATGCCAGTGAGTCCACAGGACAGGACGCCAAGTATGCCCAGCAGGAGCGAGGTTTTCGCGAGGCTGTTGGCAGGCTCCGGAACGATAGTGTCCCCGGTGCGACCGGTGGAGGACGGCGCTCCAAATGAGTCCGGCGGAGTGCTTTGCTTCAACGCCGCCCTGACACCTTTCGCCGAGGGGGACACAATCTCCGCGCCGCAGAACCGGCAAATCCCCTCTTTCGCGAATATACCGTCGGGGGCTTCCAGGTCACGCTTACACTGAGGACATTGAAACTGCATCGCTCCGACCCCTTTGAGGGTGGCTATCCCGCGGCGATCTCCTCGGCCCTGGCCTTGATGGCGCCCTGCATGTTGTCCAGGTTCTCTTTCACCTTTTTCGCGATGAGGTTTTTCAGGAGGGCACCGATGAGTGGGATGGTGAACTCGATCTCCACAACGCTGTCGAACCGCGTGCCGCCGTTCTCTTCGGTGAACTTCCAGTCGCCGACCATTTTCTCGTAGTCGCCGGACACCTGGTGAAAGTGCGATGTGCGGGCCACGTCATCCCAGACGTCTTCCTCGACCCACTTGATGTCCATCTTCACTTCTTCCACGCGTGCAGTCCATTTGCAGACAATGCGCGGTCCTTCCCGTTCGATGACCTGGACCGATTTGACGTCCTTCATGAACGAGGGATAGTTCTCATAGTCCTTGGCGACGGTCATCACCGTGTCCACGGGGGCATTCACCCAGACGCTGTTCTCAACCACTGGCATTATCGAGCATTCTCCTTGTATTCTGGCTGCGTTCAGTCTAGACGATTCACTGCGGCGGTGGAGGTTTGGGCAGCTCTGTCTGCCACTGCACGTGTCCGTCGGCGTAGTCAACACCGTACCCGCCCGGAGCCGGGATGTAACCCAGCATGGTGTTGGCTGGGTCCTTGATGTCGTTGAGTGAGCCGCCGTTGAGGGTGTACACGAAGGTGTTGCCTGCACCGCCAACCGGTTCGAACACGGCGTCGTTCTTCAGGTACGGGCCTAGCGTCTCCTTGAGGCTGCCGCCTGCGGCCGGCAGGTTGTCACCGTGGTCCTGCGACCACATGATTACCCCGAGCGCGATCTGCTTTCCGTTACTGAGTATCTGTGTTCGTTGGGCGGCCGTTCGCGCGTTTTCCATGACCGCTTTCGGCATCCGCAGGAGTCCAACGACGAAGGCGCCCTCACCGTTCACGTAGACGATCGCGTCGCCTCTCGGAGATATCTCGAGTCGCCGGGCGTCGGCGGCTATGAGCATGCGCTCAACGGCCGGTTTCACCCCCTGCTCAAGCCACGCCTGCGCGGCCTCGGATTCGTCCCACGGTGTCTTCATCGCCGAGGCGCCCGTGAGTTTCACCGGCTCGAGGTTCACACGGTATGGATACACGCGCGCAGGGGCCGCATACAGCGCCGGGGCCTTGTCCGTTAACGAGACTGTGCCGCTGCGTCCGTCCACAACCTGCCAGGTCGGTGTAGCGGTTCCTTTCGCGGCGCGGAGGAGCGGAGGAAAGGCGAGCGCGCGTCCATCCTGCGTCCAGCCTGTCGGGTACGTGGCCGGCTGCGACATGGCTACCGGAGAGCCGATAAGCCCGTTGGCGGCGAGGGGTCTGACGGCAGCCGTCTTGCCGATGGCGCTGACGAGAAATGCGTAGGGCTGATTCGGCGAGACGAATGCGAACTCTCCTTCACCGACTCCCTCTATCCGTCTCGCGGACATACGGCGGGCATCCACGCGCCAGAGCCCCACGTCATCGCTCCCGACCGCGGCGGCTAGTCTCGCGGAGACGAAAGCCACCGGTGAACCCGTAAACCAAGATACCTTCTGTATCGCCGCGCGAACGTCGGTGGTGGACCAGACAACAGCCGATCTGTGCGTGGAAGCGTTCCAGATTGTGAGGCTGAGCGTGCGTGCCGGTTCTGCGCCGCCAATGGGCAGCGAGGATATCTCTAAGTCCTCGGCTATGGCCGCCACATAGTGCCCATCGGGGGACCAACTCACATCGGACACCATCGGGCCTGCCACGAAGCGCGGCGGCAAGGGCAGGTAGAAGTCGTCCGCCGCCGGCTTTGGTGCAGCCTTGATGATCACGGGCGGCGCAGGAGCTTCCGTGCTAGGCTGCTGGCCCCACACGGCACCCACAAACGGAACCACTGCGAACAGCGACAAGGCGTGCGTGTATCTCAAGCGCATAGTTTTCCTCCCACCGTTAGGGACGCGCCTGCGCGCTCAGGAGTTCGCAAACGTAGCGCCCGGCCGGTCAGCCAAACATCTGCCGGCAGTCCACCAGCGCGCCGCGGAAGGACTCGACAAGGTGGTCAATCTGCTCGGCATTGATGATGAGCGGCGGCTCCACGCGGATCACGTTCGGGTTCGCCAGGGTGTACCCCGCGATGATGTGGCGGTTGGCCAGGCCCGCGATGGTCAGCAATCCGAAGTCCTTCTCCGCGAACTGCACGCCGACCATCAGGCCCAATCCACGGACCTCGGTCACCAGGTCCGGGAATTCCGCCATGACGCCCTTCATTCCGTCGAGGCAGCGCTTGCCCATCGCCTGCGCGTTGGCGACCAGTCCGTCTTCCTTGATGACCTTCAGCGTCTCTAACCCGGCGGCCATGGCGGCGAGATTCACGATGCTGGTGGTATGGATGGTCGGATTCTCCTTGAAGAAACCGTCCCACACGGCTGGGGTGCCCATGAAGGCCGCGGTTGATGTTATCCCACCGCCCAGCGCTTTGGCCATGCACATGATGTCCGGCGCCACGCCGGCGTGCTCGATCGCGAACATCTTCCCGGTGCGGCCGAAGCCCGTCTGGACCTCATCGACGATCATAAGAACGCCGTGTTCGTCGCAAGCCTTCCGCACACCCTCCATATAGCCCGCCGGCGCGGGGTTGATCCCGCCTTCGCCCTGCACGGCTTCAATGATGACCGCGGCGGTGTGATCGTTCATCGTCGAGACAAGCGGTTCCAGATCCCCCCACTGCACTTTGTGGAATCCGGGAACGAGGGGCTCGACCCTGGTGCGATACACGTCGCGGCCGCCGGCGCTGAGGCTGCCCATGGTCTTGCCGTGGAACGCGTTGGTGGTGAAGATGATGTCTGACTTGCCGCTGGAAATCCGCGCGCACTTCAGGGCGCCTTCGACGGCCTCCGTCCCGCTATGGCAGAAGAAAGAATACTGAAGATCGCCCGGAGCGATGGCGGCCAGTTCCTCCGCCAGTTCCGCCATTGGCGCCGTAAAGAACTGCCGCGTGGAGAGCGGCATCTGGTCCATCTGCCGCTTCACGGCTTCCAGAATGCGCGGGTGGCGGTGGCCGAGGCTGAACACGCCGTAACCGGCGAGCGCATCGAGGTATTTCTCGCCCTTCGTGTCCGTGATGTAGACACCGTCGCCGGTCCACTCGACGGAACCGTACCCGCCGAATTTCATCAATTGGGCGAGGCCGGGATTTACGTATTTGCGATACTTCTCAACGATCTCGTCGTTGAAGTCTTCAGGGTTTGCTGGGAATGGTTTCATGGCGTGTCCTCCATCGCACAAAAAAACCACAAAGGCACAAAGACACAAAGGGAGCGATGAATGCGGAATGATGTGTGATGGATGCCGGATTCCGGACATTCATCAATCATCAATCGAAACTCATCACTCCGTTCTTAGTGTCTTTGTGCCTTTGTGGTTCGTTTGACTGGTCGGGGTGACTGGATTTGAACCAGCGGCCTCTCGGCCCCCATCCGAGTGCGCTACCAAACTGCGCTACACCCCGCTACGCCTCAATGATAGCAGACGGCGCGGAATTAGGCAATCAAATCGCTACGGATGCCTTGTTCGCCATTCTTCCATCATTCTATCTGTCTCGCTCTTGTACCAGGCCCGATGGCGCCGCCGCGGGTCAATGCCGTCGAGCGCGTCGAGCACCCATTGCGCGCGCCTCCGCACGGCATCATCCGGCATTTCCGTCATGGCTTTCAAGCTCTTCCGCAGGTCCG
The window above is part of the Armatimonadota bacterium genome. Proteins encoded here:
- a CDS encoding SRPBCC family protein translates to MPVVENSVWVNAPVDTVMTVAKDYENYPSFMKDVKSVQVIEREGPRIVCKWTARVEEVKMDIKWVEEDVWDDVARTSHFHQVSGDYEKMVGDWKFTEENGGTRFDSVVEIEFTIPLIGALLKNLIAKKVKENLDNMQGAIKARAEEIAAG
- a CDS encoding DUF4190 domain-containing protein — translated: MQFSCPHCTQVLEAPDGVFSMEGKCRFCGTEIVSPAAAGASATLKQAAASDSFGAAAPPQPPYQGSRTYATYQPGPSRGSGVALASVILGVLGIITCGLTTLPGLICGIIALMQTGPNSDRRGGRTMAVIGTVISAILFLIIPIQAAILFPVFARARERAKDTSCFSNAKQLGMALTMYESDNGDRLPPAATWDAGLGKYVKSPTVFVCPSGPDGLARYKMNGFLGSANARLIASPGGTVALFDAAPGGTPFGGPGDVVARHNRFRNNLSAAFAFADGHASFGSPSRLPATAWKPELSQR
- a CDS encoding DUF4190 domain-containing protein, with translation MQFQCPQCKRDLEAPDGIFAKEGICRFCGAEIVSPSAKGVRAALKQSTPPDSFGAPSSTGRTGDTIVPEPANSLAKTSLLLGILGVLSCGLTGIAGLVCGIIAMRQTRGRKDHSTAIAGTVISAFTVLVIGPPLLAPVFLAGPNRPTTHTTAEVCLSNCSQLGRAMIMYMDDNDGRYPPAAKWNARLKRYAASPFIYSCPSMPRGAWPYKMNSAMGSAEWSRMMYPMSTVILFDARSGGKPFGGANDVVARHGSTGHETATFAFADGHASVQEPSQLAESAWKPRLQSHRPLKTPK
- a CDS encoding aminotransferase class III-fold pyridoxal phosphate-dependent enzyme: MKPFPANPEDFNDEIVEKYRKYVNPGLAQLMKFGGYGSVEWTGDGVYITDTKGEKYLDALAGYGVFSLGHRHPRILEAVKRQMDQMPLSTRQFFTAPMAELAEELAAIAPGDLQYSFFCHSGTEAVEGALKCARISSGKSDIIFTTNAFHGKTMGSLSAGGRDVYRTRVEPLVPGFHKVQWGDLEPLVSTMNDHTAAVIIEAVQGEGGINPAPAGYMEGVRKACDEHGVLMIVDEVQTGFGRTGKMFAIEHAGVAPDIMCMAKALGGGITSTAAFMGTPAVWDGFFKENPTIHTTSIVNLAAMAAGLETLKVIKEDGLVANAQAMGKRCLDGMKGVMAEFPDLVTEVRGLGLMVGVQFAEKDFGLLTIAGLANRHIIAGYTLANPNVIRVEPPLIINAEQIDHLVESFRGALVDCRQMFG
- a CDS encoding UDP-glucuronic acid decarboxylase family protein, translating into MPKALVTGGAGFLGSHLCDKLLAEGYDVIVMDNLITGNVANIAHNLGNPHFQFVQYDVTNYLFVDGPLDIIFHAASPASPVDYLEKPIQTLKVGSLGTHKALGLAFAKKCRFLMFSTSEIYGDPNISPQPEEYWGNVNTIGARGVYDEAKRFSEAMTFAYRRYHHVDAKIVRIFNTYGPRMRLADGRVVPNFIAQALRGEPLTIYGSGEQTRSFCYVSDLIDGIFRLATSEESGPINIGNPSEMTIWQFAERIKAITGSRSEIVYVPLPTEDDPKQRCPDITKARARLGYEPKVGLDEGLRLTIEYFRDKV